One genomic window of Glycine soja cultivar W05 chromosome 9, ASM419377v2, whole genome shotgun sequence includes the following:
- the LOC114368690 gene encoding uncharacterized protein LOC114368690 yields the protein MGSISTSSIRAPPTRRTTVTPFSSLLPKPKPHFLSLSTSKSHAFPLSKPLTISPNSHPLIPKSIPTLSSSFPLNLKSRLRNGETLYGLFLLSFSPTLAEIAGHAGYDFVVVDMEHGPGGIHDALPCLHALAAANTAAILRVPESTAAWAKKALDLGPQGLMFPMIDSLQSAQDAVSYCRFPPTGLRGAAHPIVRASKYGLDEGYLGNYLDELLIMCQVESEEGVANAGAIAAVDGVDCVQMGPLDLSASLGYLWDPGHKKVREVLREAENKVLESRNDDVESGAYLAGFATAYDGARDLRSRGYHMVSGAVDVGLFRSAALEDVTRFKMDGDGSESDEGEEKEGDEKYWSE from the coding sequence ATGGGGAGCATAAGCACAAGCAGCATCAGAGCTCCCCCAACCCGAAGAACAACAGTCACTCCTTTCTCTTCCCTTCTCCCCAAACCCAAACCTCATTTTCTCTCCCTTTCCACTTCCAAATCCCACGCATTCCCTCTCTCCAAGCCCCTAACCATTTCCCCCAATTCACATCCCCTCATTCCCAAATCCATCCCCACCCTCTCCTCCTCCTTCCCCCTAAACCTCAAGTCCCGACTCCGCAACGGAGAGACCCTCTACGGCCTCTTCCTCCTCTCCTTCTCCCCCACCCTCGCCGAGATCGCGGGCCACGCCGGCTACGACTTCGTCGTCGTCGACATGGAGCACGGTCCTGGCGGCATCCACGACGCCCTCCCCTGCCTCCACGCCCTCGCCGCCGCCAACACCGCCGCCATCCTCCGCGTCCCGGAGTCCACCGCTGCTTGGGCCAAGAAAGCCCTCGACCTCGGCCCACAGGGCCTCATGTTCCCCATGATTGACTCCCTGCAGTCGGCCCAGGACGCGGTCTCCTACTGCCGTTTTCCTCCCACCGGACTCCGCGGCGCGGCCCACCCCATCGTCCGGGCCTCCAAGTACGGCCTCGACGAGGGGTATCTCGGTAATTACCTCGACGAGCTGTTAATCATGTGCCAGGTGGAGTCCGAGGAGGGCGTGGCGAACGCTGGCGCGATCGCCGCTGTTGATGGTGTGGACTGCGTGCAGATGGGGCCGTTGGATCTGAGTGCTAGTTTAGGGTACTTGTGGGACCCTGGGCACAAGAAAGTGAGGGAGGTGTTGAGGGAGGCCGAGAACAAGGTTTTGGAGAGCCGAAACGACGACGTTGAGAGTGGGGCCTACTTGGCGGGTTTCGCTACGGCGTATGATGGGGCGAGGGATTTGAGGTCGCGTGGGTATCACATGGTAAGTGGCGCCGTCGACGTGGGGCTGTTCCGGAGCGCGGCCCTGGAGGATGTCACGCGGTTCAAGATGGACGGGGATGGGTCGGAGAGTGATGAGGGAGAGGAGAAAGAGGGTGATGAGAAGTACTGGAGTGAatga